From Longimicrobiaceae bacterium:
ATTCACGCGGATGGCGAATCCATGGGCAGCAGCGGTCGATCGTCCGAGCACGGATTACCTTCCCAATGTTGCTCCCACCCACCCATCCCGCACCGCCCCTTCGACCCCGAGCCCAACGTGGTCTCCCAGTCGATGGAAGAGGCGCGTCCCCTGCCCCGCCTCCCCGCCGAGCCGCACCCCCGGCTCGAGCACCAGCTTCACCCGCTCCGCTCCCTCCCACGGCGCGAGCCCCAGCCGCTCCCCCTCGCGCCAGGCCTCCACCCGCATGCGCCCGGTCGGGTCGGCCGCGGCGTACAGCGCGGCGTAGCCGGCCAGCACCGTGGCGAGGCGGTCAGTCACGTCCATGGCGCGCGTGCGGGCTACCGGGCTCCACCAGGGGTTGCCGCGCACGGCGGAGGGGATCACCAGCTCGCCGCGGGTGAGGGTGCCCCGGATGCGGTGCTCGTCCCACACGACGGCCACCGTCCAGCCTTTAAGCGCGCGGATCCGCTCGTGCCGCGGGAGGGCGCGGCGCACGAATTCGCCAACGCGCTCCAGTTCGTTTTGCTCACTCGCCGTGAGGGCGTCGCGCCAGTTTGTCAGGGCTCGATCCCCGGGACCTGAATTCTAGCCATGCTCACCGCTGCGAGCGCGCCGATACGCGTCTGGGTGCCAGCGCTGTAAGTACGCCAGAACCGCCCGCCGCCACTGCGCGCGCACGAGATACGGGAAGGTGTATGCGATTCCGTCAACGTGCGGGACCCCCATCACCGCCGCCCACTCCAATAGTTGCTCCGGCGGTGCCTCGTCCGGCGGGAATGGGACCATCTCGCCGGTGTATGCTGGGATGCCCTCTAGAGGCGGCGGTGGTCCAGGTGGGTCGGTCCTGCGTACCTCAATCGGCATAGTGCAACTCCGCGTGGAAGAGTTCCGGACGGATGGCTCAACGTTCAGTTGCCCCCTCCTCCGCGAGCTGGTGCAGGAGCTGCCCGGCGGCCACCTCCGCGGCGAGCGCGGCTGCGACCTCGAGGGAGTCGTAGTAGATCCAGCCGCACACGTCGCAGCGCCAGTAGGTGCCGCGGCACACCCAGCTACCGGTGCACTCCGGCAGGACGTGCCTCAACTCGAGGTTCATAGGCCATGTTAAGGCATCCAGCCGCTTTAGCCCGCCAAGTCCTTGCACTCCACACGGGTGAGCGCGTACGCACCGACGATGAAGGAGGCGAGATTCAGCGCCCACCCGGCGTATACCCCTTCCCATCCCTCCAACTTGAAGCTGACGAAAGGGGAGCCTACCATGAGAGCAGCCATGATGAAAACCAGGAGCCAGTTGCGCCTCCAGAACGTCCTGAGAACGCCGCGCGAGACGGTCTCTCGAGACTGGACCGACTCGGAGCGGATCGCCACGATGCGTCTCCCGACCGCTCCGCATTGAGAGCACGCCTCGGTGGGCGCCGGGTCGCGCGGAGCCCCGCATTCCTCACAGGTCCCCTTGATCATCCGGCGCTCCGCATGGTTTCTCCGCCCATCTGCTTCTCCTGGAAGACTGCCCAACCGGCTCCCCCGGGTCCGGCCTCATCCGTGCCCGCCGTCGTGTCTCGCACCAGGTGCGCGGCGGGGGTCAGGTCGGCATTCTCGGCCGGCCGGGGAGACGAGATCCGAAGAGGGAGTCTCGGCACCACGGCGCCGAAGGTTCACCCGGCCGAGCACGGAGGACGCGAGCAGCGTGAGCACTGCGATCCCCAGCATGGACGCCGCCACCGCCCGGTCGAGCGCCACCGCCTCGGCGCTCGCCGCGGCCGGGCGCATCAGGAATAGCACGGCCGCGCCGCCGACCAGGAGGATCGCGCGGTGATAGCTGTAGCGCCGGCCGGGGGCGGAGCTGGGAGTGCGGAAAAGGGAGAGGAGGCGCATCACCGCTCCGGGATCAGCATGGCCCGCAGCTCCTCGATCGTGTACGGCTCCGGCGTCCTCCGGTGCAGCATGGCGTGGCAGTTCGGGCACACGGGCCGGAGGTCCAGGATCGGATCCACCTCGTACGCCCCGCCAACCGCGGCGAGCGGGACCAGGTGGTGCACGTGGATGAAGCCGTCCCCGACCTCCCCGTAACGCTGCTTAAAGTCGAGCTTACACACCCCGCAGCGGGCGCCGTAGTGGTCAATGCAGGTCTGCCGCGCCTTCTCGTCGCGCTCGTAGCGGTTGACGCGGACCGTCTTAACCGCCCCTTCCGTGTAGGTGTCAGGCTCCACCTCGTCTGGATGATCGCCCCCCGGGGCCGATGCTGGCTCGCCGCTGAAGTCAATCCAGAACACCTTGTCCCCGTCGTCCCAGCCGCGCACCCAGCCCCGGTACACATCCCGGAGATGGGCGTGCTGACCGGTCGTGACTACGAAGACCGGGAGCTTCAACGTCCCGGCCGCCTTCGTCGCGTGGATCTCAGCAGCGTCCCGGCCCGGTGAGTTCGTCACCGGGTAGTGGTAGCGTATTCCCGTCGGGGTGAATTCGTCGGGATGCACCTTCCCCGTGTGGAGCAGTCCCACCGTGACACCAACGCCCTCCGGGTCAGTCGCCTTGGTGCGTCCGCCGTCATACCAGACGCCGCGCGCGCCGCGGAAGACACCCACCTCCTGCAGATGGCGTGGGTACAGGTCGCGGCCTCCGTTGGGGGTGCCGATCGTCTTCCACATCTGGTCTCGGCGGGCACGCTCGATGTCACCCTTACCGACGATCCGAAACCCGTTCGTCTCCAGGATGCGGAAGCACTTCGACGCCAGGCCCCCCGTGAAGTCGGCCGGGCGGTACGTGCGCCCGGTGCAGCGGGTCGCGGCCAACCCCACCACGGCTTTCGGAGGGTAGCGGCGGTCCTCGTGGAGCACATCGTAGCCGATGGAGTCGGCGAAGGGGTGCTCGGCGCCGGCGTCCAGCTCAGCAAAGGCCTGGAGGAGGTCGGCGCGGGTGATGGTGTCGGGGAGCGGGGTGCGCATCGGTGCAGCCGTTTCGTTATTGTGTCTTGCCCGCATCACCCGCCGGCAGTCGGTCCGCGTAGCGGAGTGCGAAGTAACCATCGACGGACTCGACGAACGCCCACGCCGCGAGTACGTAGTTGGTCACCGCGTCCTCGGCCAGGCGAATCTGCTCCCCCACGGTGCCCCCCAGCTGGGGATGGCGCCGAAGGAAGTCGTGGGCGATCGCGCCCGCGCGGTGAACTACGAGGTGACGAACCCCCCAGAGCTCCTCCATCGTCGGGACGAGGTCTTCCGAGAGCGCGGAGGCCCCCATCCTCCGAAGCCGACCGATCCACCGTCTCGGCCCGCCGTCGTCGACGAAGTTGCGCGCCCATCGGTCCCGGAGCTCCGCCGCCAGGGCCTCCACGGATCCCGCGGCAGCAATTTCGGCGTAGGTGGCGCTCTGCTCCGAGTCCCCCATCAGTCGGGAATCCAGGGCGGCGAAGTAGGCCAGGACGTCCTGGAGGTAGGTCTCCGTGAAGGTCACGACCATCACACAGTCCCACTCGTTCAGGAACCCGAACTGGGCCTCGAAATCCGCGACGCGCTGCTTGACCTCCCCATGCCTTCGCATCATCGCGAACATCTCGTCGGCCGACGACGGGATTTCTCCTGCGGCGATCCGCTCGGCCTCCCTCCGGACGGCCGAAACCTCCGCAGTCATCCACGTGATCTGCTCCTGGACCATCTCGTGGAAGCTGGCCTGGCGGGCGATATTCGCCTTGAAAGTAAGGTAGGCGGGAGAGCGCCAGGTCATCGCCGGGGGTCAGGAGCCAGTTCAGGCGGGTGTGCAGTTGCGCCCGGGACGCCGGGGATGGGTACCGGCTCTGCGGCACTTCGCCCAGCGGTCGCCTCGCGGGGAGGCGCGCACGGGAAACAGAATAGTCCTCGCACGAGCGGGTGACA
This genomic window contains:
- a CDS encoding HNH endonuclease, yielding MRTPLPDTITRADLLQAFAELDAGAEHPFADSIGYDVLHEDRRYPPKAVVGLAATRCTGRTYRPADFTGGLASKCFRILETNGFRIVGKGDIERARRDQMWKTIGTPNGGRDLYPRHLQEVGVFRGARGVWYDGGRTKATDPEGVGVTVGLLHTGKVHPDEFTPTGIRYHYPVTNSPGRDAAEIHATKAAGTLKLPVFVVTTGQHAHLRDVYRGWVRGWDDGDKVFWIDFSGEPASAPGGDHPDEVEPDTYTEGAVKTVRVNRYERDEKARQTCIDHYGARCGVCKLDFKQRYGEVGDGFIHVHHLVPLAAVGGAYEVDPILDLRPVCPNCHAMLHRRTPEPYTIEELRAMLIPER